The sequence GCTTTTTCGCTGCCGTTCAAACGACAACTCAAGTAGTTAACCCCCAAAGTCCACGAAGAGAGCTCTTACTCTGTAGAAAGTTACACCTACTAGTGACTCCACCGCAGTTCCAAACAAGAATTTATCCTACTGTGAACCCCGCCTTCCAACCGAGCAGCCGACCATAAAACAGACATCCGTGTCTGTGTCAAACACGGATGTGCGTCCGCtacaccttcaaagtaaaggtcAGAAAAAACCCTAAAGATTGTCGTTTTTAAACTCTCATAATTTAAAATGAGATGTATCCTcataatttagcaaagttgtagCTCACATTTCTCCGATAAGCAAAAGGAGATTAGATAATGATTACCTTCATCAAGCTACTTCCGGTGATGGCTTGGCCATCCAACTTGACACATCAGGAAGTGTggtaatgtttaaaagcagtaTGAAACGTGCAAAAATAGTGATGTTTTGTCATATGAAATGGAGAATTATGGAGAGCCTACACTTTATCCTGATGAATATCAACATCATCAAAAACCGTCAATTACTACATAGACCCTTTCAAAGTGTCCCTAAATATTTCTAAGACTAACTATTGCTTAGTCTTTTCCAGTTATATTTATCCAAACTACATTTCACAGAGAATTTGGAAAATATATGCCCATacgagaattttttttttctttctttctgatggGTGTATGCAGCTGGAAagtgtctcacacacacttaaacacaccTGAGAAGAGGCTGAGTTTCAATTACATCCCTGCTACTGCCAAAGTGAGGATTAGGAGTAGGTTACTGAAGGTTTGAATTACAGGGGATTAAGGGGGAGTGTGTGAGTAATTACTGCTAAAGACATCATAAATGTTTACCTCGACACACTGGACAGTGATCTGTCACATAACCTTATAATTCACTTGTATATTTTTTAGGTTGAACCTTGGGTTTAATAAGTTCCTTTCCCAGCCTCGAGTAAATAACTAGATCAAGGCTGTAAAAATACAACATGGGACACCCACAGTGGGGCTGCGTTCTGAGCTACAGCTTttgctgagtgtgtgtttggaatGGGGAGGGTCCTCCATGTCCAGATGCAGAGATGGGACTGTTATCATTGTTAGGCAAAGTGGGTCAGTTTGTCTGAGTTGGGAGAATTCTGAGAAGGTCAGTGAACCCACAGCTGTGCACTACAATTGTGTCTTCCTACGTCTCTCCTCTTACTCATTTTTAAGCCAAACCCATCTACttcaaaggcaaaaaaacaaaacaaaaaaaaaacaacataccgTAAGAACACTGCCACCCAACCCCATTGTGCAACTTGAAGCCTGAGATGTTTCCAGTGCACCTCTCTCTGGGCCAAACTAGAGATGATAATCACGCTTCTCCTGCTGGGTTTTAAACACACTCTTATCAAACACAACTAAACTTTTGTTGAACAAAACcagatgtgtgcatgtttgtggaaCACAAAGACATGAAGTGGAGCCATTTCTCATCAAATTCCCAGTTAAAAAGGTTTTGCAGGTTCATTGCTGCACGTTTAAACAGGACTCTCATTCTTCTGTTGAAGTGAAAGGTCGATAACCTTGGTTTTGAAAGCttgattaatgttttaaagGCTTCTGGGGAAGCTGAAGTTTCTCAGTGCCAAAAGCATTTTGTTCAGATTTAGCAAGTGCTGTCTCCAAAAGCAAACAGCTTTTCCACACGAAAATTGATTAACTACAGCAATTATCCAGGCTACCGATGACTAAACCTAATAAATCAATTATATGCCTAACAGAGTTAAACCTGACATTATAAACTCACTAAGAAAAACTGTTCTAATTCTGCAAGATTACATTTTTGAAACAAAGTACccacaaatacaagaaataatttttttaaaaaaaaagaaaagaaaaaagaaaactttatttatgaGCTCAAAACCTGAACTTGGACCTAAAGATTCTTGTGCAAAATAGAATTTCAGATCAACCAGAAATTTGGCAGGAAGCTAAGCACTCTTCTCCCACTCTCAGTGACCTGAAAGTATTACGCTTCAGTTGCAAAGCCACTGCTGGCTTATTTAGCTCTCAGTcattgcttcagccactgctgcAGAAGTAAGGAGATGTGGTCACGGGCCAGGGTCAGCTGTGGGGGATCGTCACTCCTGGCTGGGTACATGTTGGCGCAGTGAGAGGTTCCTGGAtcggggaaagaaaaaacagtggaTAAGGCATgcaagagagacaaaaaagaaaaaaaatatagatgGAAACAAGACTTCCAAGCACAATTAACCAGCAAATAAAATTGGAGTTGAACAAGTAAAGCATTGTTCTACTCTGATTTAGCCGTTTGGCTTATGTAATGTACAGCAACCACAAACATAGTTCAGTCTCAGTGTAgacttgtgtttaaaaaaaaaaaaaaaatatcagtgcaATCTGATGTACAGTTTGTAAGGTGTTTACTTAAAGGGGAGCTCacttccagcttcactgttataTTGTTAAACTCTGTTTccatgattcacagtttaaagAAATCTTTATCTTATGTGGGGCCTCCACTTCTACAAGCCTGCTGTTCCTTTGAGCCAAACTCTGACTGGCTGTCCCTCACAAACAGAAGATCTAAACAGCAGGTGGTTGTGGCTTCTGTGTTCACAGCCAGAGATGTAtacctgagatgaccatatccAGGACCACCGCTCTCACAGAcatcatttaaacaaaaaaacccaaaaaaaaaaaacaaaacaaaaaaaaaggacaatagGGATGTTTAGAGCAGTGTGCAGCCCGACCTTTTGGTTAACAGGGATTATTTGGACATATGCTGATCTCATGATTTGAAACAGACATTCTCCCCACAAATGTGTATCCAGAGTGTAAAACAAACTTAACATAAAAATTCATTATGCATCATTTTTGTTCACCTTTGATGAAAATCGCAGGTAGGTCAGCTGAGATGTCCTGAGTGACCCCCAAGGCATGCCAGGGGTCAATGGAGCCATTGGGGAACACAATTCTGCTTGAGCGGATGTCATAAGCACCGTAATACTCATTGGTCTGTGTGACAGCCTCCGCCACCTGCTCAGCACTGATGTTGTAAAAGTTTGTACACTGTTTCAGAAAATATCTGgatgggaagaaaaagaaaaaaaaaacccaataagaATGACAACTGAATATGCAATTAAATGTGTGAGCTTTACTGGCCATGTTTGGTGTACTCACACAAGAGGGAAGCCAGCGAACGGCTGGTTGGGTGAATCAGTGCTCTGGTAGAATCCAAATTCAGCACAGGTCTGGTAGACCCACTGTCTCCCTGTcaagaaatacacaaaaatctACCCATGAATAGCATGTTCATTTCCTTGTTAGCATTATACACATTATGTTATTAGAGCCAGCATTTCTAATAATTATCTTAAAATCaccttgataaaaaaaaaaaaaagtattcattTTCAGTTATTCAGCTATAATAAATACCGAAAACAACTTGACTGGAGCCCCAAGACAAAGAGGTGGGCAGGGAAGTTTATGCAAGCGCATCCCAAAGACTTTTCAAAGAGACCACATCCTGTTCCTGTGACCCTCCACCCCACCCCTCCCACTGATGAAGTCTGAGCTGACAACAGAAACATGCGACCCTGGacaaaaatgctatttttacTACAAagttatacatacatatatacacacatacacatatacacatacacacacatatacacacatacatacacacatacatatccAACATCATGTGTGCATTTCTTCTTCCATATTATGTGCAGTATAAACCACAGGTGTTAAAGGGGATGCAGTGGTGCCAGATTCACTTCCCTGTTTTTAAATACATCTCCAGTGTGTCTTTAGACCGACAAATGGAATAGATTAACTCaatatttcttttctctgcacACAGTCTCTGAACGAGCTATTGTGGTTTGCAGCCAGTTGTGATTCAGCACAGGTAAAAGCACCACCTCCAAGTAGAAAAGAACTGAGCTCCTGAATTCAGACCTAGCAGCTCACTTGTGTTCCGTTTGCTTTGGCATATAAACCTACAAAAACAGAAAGCGTGACGGCATACATAGCCACGGCAAAAGGAATGACTCGTATGACACTTTTGGCTGGAACTGGAAAGATATTCTGGGGCACATGTCGGGcttaatttaactttttaaaaagtggatACAATATAGGAACTTTAAACCCTCGTGAAAACTTCGTTTAGAAAAAGCAGCCTTATTTTGGGATGTTATGCCAGGATTTATTTAGTAGTAAAGTTAAGCAATACTCCTGAAttagcttttttccttttattttggttGTTCAAATCCTTCCATCAGCATAGTAACCACATGCCAGAACAAGCCTGTGACTGTTCTATTCCATTTCCTAAGGCTACTGCAGTGCTCCTGAATTATTGTTGGATGACAGTGGAAAGTCACGATGAGACATGACAGTTTCCCTTaagtgcaacaacaaaaataaactactctactaacaaaacaacaaaagacagCCTAAAATTGCAAGGTACAGAAATATCTGTTTCATAAGGACCACAAGctaaagctaaataaaaatgagcaaaCCAAATACCACTTCCAAGGAAGACGCGTCCACACCCACCTGCTATTGGAGCTGGTCCATCCCAGGATGTGTTAGTCATGTCGCTGACGTATTTGCTGAAGCTAGTGTCCAGGCATTTCATAGAGGTGGTCTCCATCATGAGACGGGCCACAGCTGCGTATCTGGCGTAAGGGTCTCCCAGTGAGCTGTCAGTCATCACACTACACAGCACCTTGATGGTGATGTTGGTACCAGTAACACCCTTTAATGACATATCACAGCACACCACAAGGAAAAGAAGATGGTTAGGATGACATAGAAACACTGTTTTCTCAACATTGATGGCAAGATGTGCAGttatattatttaaatttttcagaGCGGCTACTTTGGATTATTATACCCTTgaccaaagtttcaaataaatcAGTGTTTGCACAAATACAGGGAGGGACGGTGGCGCTGTTGTTAGGACTATCACCATACCGCACCACTCAAGGCCACACACCtgaccagggtgtaccccaccgcCTGCTGTGTGACAGCTAAGATAGGCTCCAACCCCTGGATTatttaagtggaagaaaatagatATGGCTCAGAGATTATTTCCACAACTTTAGGCTTTAGTTTGTCATATAAAGCCAAGAGTgagggtgaaaaaaaacaaaaaacagagtcacAGAGAGAGAATACCCTAATATGGTCACAACTAGCTGCAAGACCAGATTTAAGCTCCTACAATACAATACAGAGTGTATAAGTGGATGTGAATAGGAAATCCTTAACCCCCATCCTAAAAGGTGGTCCCAACAGAAAGTGGCAGTTTTTCCAGTGGTTAAGTAGATGAAGTTTGGTCAGCATTTGTCAAACACTAAAACGCATGCTGGTATGGCACAACACTTGAGCGAGAAGTTGTGTTTGGAAAAGCAAACACATTTAACCCCCCTCCCATCCCACAcacccccaaaaacaaaacacatgatcAAGGTTGAATTAGAAATTATTTTGACTTTGACATTACCAGAAGGTCCAAAACAGCTCTTGAAAGGACCTTGCGGTGTGATGgccttttaaatattttgtacaacctcaaaaaacataacatgaatatttattcatttcataTGTGGACAAGGGCAGGGTATTttagagttcccagatggtgaCACTGAGATGAGGCCAACTGGCAAGAAATCCATCCTGTGAATCAGTTCCTGTAATACACACTAATCAACAAAGGCTCTTGTTGCTAATGCGCTCCACCTTTAAAAAGGACAAATATTATCTTCACCCAATTGTTGTGATATTGCAATCTTAGACAAAGTAGtggaccaaaaaaaaataaaaaaatttaattgtgAGGTGATAGTACAAAGAATACCTAGGCACACAGGCCAGCAGCATGAAGTGAGAAAGAGTTCGCCCCCAGGCATCTTCTAACAACATGCAAGAATGTCTTCACAGAGCACTCTGGGATTTAAGGCGGTGAGAGACTCACTAGCAGCTTGACAAAAGAAGAAAGCTGAAAGTTAACTAAACCTTTCATCTTATGCAAATGAGAGTTAACTCTTGGCAGTTGTGTAGTGTTTCGCATATAAAAATTAAGCCGCAGAATAAGCCAGTAAGTTTATGTTTTACAGTCTGGATACACATCTGTGGAGGAAAATATCTGTGTTGCATTTTCAGTGGCCTGTTCTCTTTGGACAAACACGCATAATATATTCATGTCTTTGTCCTCACAAGTCTAGCCGTGTACAATTAGTGGACATCGTTGATGCAGTTTCTGTCACGTGTGGCGACCTGCTCCATGTATGCCCATTAtgatcagcacaaacactgtgGCTTTTGAGTGGTTGCTGTCCAGCACTCTGGGTCCACATATACACCCGTCTAAAATTACACTGGCAATTTTGAGTGCCTGAGGGTATTAACATTATCAAGTAAAGCTACATCAAAAGCTCTACCAGAACCTGGATGGTGTCTTTATAGCAGTCAAAAGTCAAATTTGGAATACCCTACAGTTTTTGAACTCAGCAGCTACCATCTTagctaaaaaggaaaaaggaagggCTCAAATGATATTGAGCCAAACGAGGAGAACACATCTTCAGCACTCATGGTAAAGCAAGTATCAGGAGGCAGTCCTGTTCCCCACAGACATGTGCTGATGAGTGTTTAATTCGAGACAGCACTACTCTGGTAAATGGCACATTCAGTGTGTCTCAATGCTTCCATTAGAGCGCTTTTTGACAGAGTGAGGCTGCAGGAGCAAACAGGTGGCAGTGATCAGAGTGGTGCTTACGTGAAAAAATGAACACCTAAGTGACCTGTGATTACCATCCCCTATTCtatgtaagaaaaaagaaaaaacagaaaaggaaaacaaactatTTGTACTTGCGCTACAAGCTGTACCGTTACATAAGGTCCTTCTGCATTTTATACAGCACCCTATTGACAACCTTAAGCATAAAACCACTGCTGTGACTCTACTGCTTGAGTTACACCTCACCCCGAGTTCTTACCCAAATTCCTCAGCGGTACCCAAAACCTGCTAGTTTTCTCTGCCCTTTGTGTCAGAGAAGGCAGCTGTGGGCTGTGCCTGTCTGCTAGCACTGTGGACTATGTGGCCCGATGCTCCCTTCAGTTCTTTTATAAGCGTCTCTTTAGCTTGGGGCGACAGGAAACCAGAGAGACCAAAGGCtcttttgttactttttcaCATCAGCTTATTGGTAACCGGACTCACGTCTCCTCCAGGCACCAGGGGGACAGAGAGGGGATGGggagtcactttttttttttttttttttttttttttttttttaaagaaaagtgagGAAAAGGTGAAAAGTACAGTAACCAAAGTAACTGACAAAAATCATGCACAATGGGACTTATACTAAAAGGCTGTACATGTTTACTGCTGTACCACAACAGAATGCTGATCACACACACTTGCATGGATTTGTATCCTGTTCCTGAAATCTTACAGAAAAGACAAGAAGTTGCTGAGGAAAGTTCAGAccgtgctgaagaataaaagtgCCAAAAagcaccaaatattgactttgaaGCTGATTAGCACTgggaaaactgtgttttatatactgtatttttgcACATTGGACCCATTtccctagcaaaatataaagatacaGGGGTGGCTTAAGATTCTTGcgcattactgtgcatttatcGTGACCATGGGCTTCATCTTATGCTAGAAATATTTCCactaaaaaacaagcaaatctCAGATAAAAAGCACCAGCACCAAACACCACCGTACTggcttctttcatttaaaaacaagtcaaaccCTCCCACCATCCACTGTTATCTACTCTGTTGGCCTCCACTTTGCAGAGCAACAAGCCAGGCCCCACTTcttatataaacacacagacacagtaagCAAGCAACAGGTCCCCGACGCAACCTTGGAAAAATTCTTCCGAGGCAACATCTCTGGGCCTCTCGCTGTTAGACAATGCAGGGTTTATCATGTTTCAGCACACTGCCCGGTTCCCTGTTACACCCCTGACTCATAGTGGTCTTGCATTCAACTCAGGCCCTGATAGCTACAAAGCCTGTTCAGTGCTTAGTCAGTACACATAAATCATGTCTTAATTAAAAAATTCTTTCCATATCAGATGTCTTTTCACATCAAACGGTATCAAAAATACGTGGTTGGGCACATTTTGTAGAGCAGCTACACCCAAACACTACGCAAGCCGTTTGTACTTACTGAACAACAGCTACAGATATGCATCTGTGCCTGTCCTGCAGAGTCAACTGCAGGTATGTTGGTGTAAATCTTTATGCATGTGTTCTGTCCATCATTTACCGACCTCATCCTTAAAGGGAGAGCCTCCTCTTAACTGGACCTATGTGGATCTATGACAATGAGAAAGCTCAGAGAAAATGGGCAGTAGGGGATAAATGCTGTGCCCTCTGCAAAATAATATCAAATTTTCCTGTAAACAAGTGTTTTCGTTCTGTACAACTTCTAACATATTAGATGGTTATCATTTTTGGACTGAGGATATCAAGAAGCACTCCAGAAGCCACATGTCTGGCTCTTTCCCCCAATACAGTTTGGCTTTCCCCTCACCTCAAACCCCCTGTTGTCTTCATTGTACTGGACCACATTCATGAAGTTGCCAGCCAGCGTTTCCAGGAAATAGGCAGAGTCCATGTCTGTCTGGATCTGTAGTttggagcacaaactggaggAGAAGAAACATGGGAATAGGGAAGGATATGAAGAAATTAGAAaaaccagaggaaaaaaagaaataaagggaGGACAATAGTAAAGTGCTAGCCAACAGCATGTGTTTGGGTGTTACTTTCTATAATATGCAGCTAGAAGTAAATCCAAAGAACTGACTTCCCTTTTAATCAAGTATTCATGTATTCAAAGTCAATCCATGCAAATGATTAGGGCCGTCTGTCAAGCTGACAGTAATCACGGCAGTGATTGTACCTTACTGAGGTGCATTTGTGGATGTACGTAGTTAAGTGttcacttttcattttattggACTCAACTCCCTTGTGTGTGCAGTGAACCAAAACTTCCTCCATGCTCAAGCTGTGACGCAAGCGCTGCTTTGCCTGATATTTTGCGGTTTTAAAGCTGGAAGCCTCCAAACCACCCCTGTGACCTCTGCCTGCAATGAGGACATGTCTGcatgaagcagaaataaaaagatGGGCAGGTTCGCAAGTCCCCATGACAGCACAAGTTCTGCAAAACTGCCCACGCCATTGAAGACGCCATTCAACACTGCTTATTTATCATGCTGACAGTCACTATAAAAACCTCAAATACAGGCTATAAAATAACATCAGAGGCTGCACACATGGCACGGGTAAGAATGACTTCATGTTTGTAACTGAGAATAATGGaagtgaatgaaaagaaaataatgtaaTAAGAGGGCTGAGAAAATAACCCAATAAAAGTAAATGCCGAGGCGTTTTTGTTTACTTACTCTTTTTAAGTAATGTTAAGCCTTGAAATCTTAGACAGCcacagtaataacaataaacccAATGATAAAGTGATGTAAGGAAATACAGTGAGACATTTCTGTGCGTAACCACACAGAAACCCTCCAGCGGCCCAGCTTCATCCAGAAAACTGAGGCAATACTTCTGGAGCTGTTGACTCTGACCCAAGATGACCCTTGTTgcgcacgcacgcgcgcacgcacgcacgcacgcacgcacgcacgcacgcgcgcacacacacactttggaaGAATCATCTGGTTCTCAATGTGAATAAGATCAGACTAGAGAAGTAAGGGGATGTCAGCTTTGCTGTGGTCTGCCagactgatcaggaaggcttaCTCTGTAATTGGCTGCAAACTGGACACTCCGTTTATATAACATGCCTCAAGTTAAGGGCTCCTCTGGTCACGGCAAATAACAAAACAGAaggatggtaaatggtaaatggcctgtatttatatagcgctttactagtccccaaggaccccaaagcgctttacatatccagtcatccacccattcacacacacattcacacactggtgatggcaagctacattgtagccacagccaccctggggcgcactgacagaggcgaggctgccggacactggcgccaccgggccctctgaccaccaccagtaggcaacgggtgaagtgtcttgcccaaggacacaacgaccgagactgtccaagccagggctcgaaccggcaaccttccgattacaagacgaactcccaactcttgagccacgatcacttCCAGAGAGCAAATGTAACCTACTTGAAGTCTTTGGTGATGTTTTCATAGGTTCTGGGGTCTTTCAGGCGTTCGACGAGGTCATCCGAAGCCTTTTTCACTAGCAATGGGCACTCTGTGTTCTCTGAGGCCAGCGAACGCCAAACAACCTCCAAGtattctggggaaaaaaaataaaaataaaaaataaaaagagagaaaaagaaaaaaaggcagaggGTGCATGGACACTTAAACCTGGGCTGCTATAAAAAGACcacaataatacacacacacaaaaaagaaaaaaagctcttGGTTAAACACACAGGACCATTTTAGAGGCACCAATTTATCTTCAAAACAGCGTGTGAACCCAGTTCCATTTAAATGTTTGAGAGTGTTTATTTGGGTTTCAGTGAGGTTGAAAGTGAAATGATGAGTGAATTTCACAGCTTATGAAAAGTCTAAAAGCTCAGAAGAGAAACTCCACATTACACAATCCAGGaattttctccccccctttttaAGTGAAAGCCAACCTCTTACTGGTAGTTTCTAacttactgctgtgctgtgctGGAAATGATAACCACGAACTTACTGCAGGACAAAAGAGATGGCTGATGCAAGTACACCATTGGTCCCAGGTGTTTTGTCTCTCACATGTCCCTAAATCCAAAAGGAATGTCTAATGAATGTGTGCGATAGCATCTTAAAGACTGCACATGTGTGGGTGGAAGAGCCTAAATCCATGTTCAAAAGCTCCTCTGACCTCGATTCCAGCCTGCAGCCTTGCGGAGAAAAACAAAGGAGACGGCCAAatacaacacagacacagatagaGAATGAGCTCTCATCTCTGATGTGTCTGAGCCTTTTAGTTCCGAGACACTGACCGAAGCTAGAAAATTTGTCGAGTGGTTCGATTTGATGCTTCGTGTGTTTGGTGAGGGTGTTGATACTGCAGTGTGTTTTTAGTGTGTCATACATTATATGAAACTGAATGTAATACTGAGAAGCACAACAAACAACACTTTAGCGTATCCTTAATGTGGTAATCCCACTTTGTTTCCTGAATGCATATACATGTTCAAATCCTAGATTGTTTTAAATGGAGTTCGGCACATTCTAAAATCAGGACTAGACAACATTATTTAGGGCTTTGTTACACTGTTTGGGCTTTTTACATCATGTCTCTTCTTACCTGGAAAATTG comes from Astatotilapia calliptera chromosome 14, fAstCal1.2, whole genome shotgun sequence and encodes:
- the prss59 gene encoding thymus-specific serine protease gives rise to the protein MPFTISFFISTMAFPTFVVLLCQVAVFLSLCVVGEGRYSIFRRFKEAQDTKQGSPFEEQWFPQKLDHFNGADTRVWKQRYFINEAFYRPGGPVFLMIGGEGPANPAWMKDGTWLTYAEKLGALCLMLEHRFYGKSHPTVDLSTDNLRFLSSRQALADLAHFRTMIAEARGLTDRKWVAFGGSYPGSLAAWFRLKYPHLVHASVATSAPVYATVNFPEYLEVVWRSLASENTECPLLVKKASDDLVERLKDPRTYENITKDFNLCSKLQIQTDMDSAYFLETLAGNFMNVVQYNEDNRGFEGVTGTNITIKVLCSVMTDSSLGDPYARYAAVARLMMETTSMKCLDTSFSKYVSDMTNTSWDGPAPIAGRQWVYQTCAEFGFYQSTDSPNQPFAGFPLVYFLKQCTNFYNISAEQVAEAVTQTNEYYGAYDIRSSRIVFPNGSIDPWHALGVTQDISADLPAIFIKGTSHCANMYPARSDDPPQLTLARDHISLLLQQWLKQ